The sequence CGAAGCTGCCGAGCTTGCTGCTCTCGGTAAGCATCGCCTCATACATCAGTTCGGGCACCATCACCGCGCCGATCGGCTGGTAAGCCGAGGACAGAGCCTTGGCGACGGAGATCGAATCGGGCCGCATCTCCATCGCTTCGCTGCCGAAGGCGGTGCCGAGACGGCCGAAGCCGGTGATTACCTCGTCGCCGATGAAGAACACGTCGTACTTTTTCAGCACGGCCTGGATCTTCGGGTAGTAGGTCGCCGGCGGCACGATCACCCCGCCCGCGCCCATGACAGGCTCGGCGATGAAGGCGGCGACCGTCTCCGGTCCCTCGGCGATGATGAGGGCTTCGAGATCGGCGGCGAGACGGGTGGCGAAATCCGCCTCGCTCTCGCCCGGCTCGGCCAGACGATAATGGTGCGGCGCGGTGGTGTGGCGCACACCAGCGATCGGCAGGTCGAAATCATTATGGTTGCCGGCGAGGCCGGTCAGCGAGGCGGCGGCGATGGTCACGCCGTGATAGCCGCGCATGCGGGCGATGATCTTCTTCTTCTTCGGCCGACCCAGCGCATTGTTCATGTACCAGACGAGCTTCATCTGGGTGTCGTTGGCCTCGGAGCCGGACGAGGTGAAGAACACCTTGGAGATCGGCACCGGCGCAATCTCCTTGAGCTTTTCCGCCAGTTCGATCGCGGGGTCGTGGCTCTTGCCGCCGAAGATATGGGTGAAGGGCAGCTTGCGCATCTGCGTCGCGGCCGCCTCGACCAGCTCTTCATTGCCGTAGCCGAGCGCCGTGCACCAGAGGCCGGCCATGCCTTCGAGATAGGGCTTGCCGTCGACATCGTGCACCCACACGCCCTTGCCGCGTTCCAGGATCAACGGCCCGGTCTCGCGCACGGCGACAAGGTTGGTATAGGGATGGATCAGCGTCTCGACGTCGCGAGCCTGAAGATTGGTAAGCATGGCAGCTACTCCGCCGGCCGGGTTGAACCGGCCCCACCCTAGAGCGGCGGCGGGCGCGCCGGAAGCGGGCCCTTGGTCGGAACCCCCGACCTATTGACTTGTGCCGGGGTTTTCGACCGCGGAGGAGGCGGGCGGCGCCTCCTCATCCGCCCCTTCCGTAGCGTCCATCGCGGCGGGCGCGTCCGGCTTGCGCGGCGGGCTCGGCACCTTGGCCGTCGCTTCGGCCACAGACCATTGGCACAGCACCGCGCCGCTGCGCCGCTCGGCGCGGTCCACGTGCAGATGCTGCTCGTGATAACCGTCCGAGCCGGGCCCGAGGATGGTGGTGAAGTCGGCGCAGGCGCTGGCCTTGATCAATTCCTGGAAGGCGACGGGCATGGCCGCGTCACCACTGCCGGGTACTGGGGCGCCGATGACGAAACGCCGCCCGTCCTTCAGCACATAGCCCCGTGTGTCCATCGCATTGCCGCGCCCGTGCTCGCTGGTGCGGGCGCCGACAACGCGGTTGCGCGGGCGGCATTGCTGCGAGCCGGCGACGAGCACTTTATCGAGCGGCGCGCCGAGCGTTGCCACCGCCGGCTCGATTCCCTCGCGAACCCAGCGCGCGACGGCGGCGGCCATTTCGCAGCGCAGCGTCGCCGCCGGCTCCAGCGTCACCAGCCGCCCGTCCTTCATCCGTACGGCCGAGAGGGAAACGCCCCGGTCCACCGTGCAGGCGGTGTTGGTGGCCGTCACCGCGACGGGCGTGAACACGCCGAGCGATTCGTTGGAGAGTTCCGGGCAGATGGTGGGCTCCGGCGTGCCGGCCGGCGGCGCGGGGGCGGCTGCCGGCGCGGCTGGCGCCGGCGGCGGCAGAGCGGCAAGGCGCGGCTCGGGAGACGGCGGGGGCAGGGGAACGGGAGCCGTCCCTATCGTCGCCTCGTCCGTTGCCGCCTTCTCCGCTGGCGGCTCGGGAGCGGCGGGTGGGGATTCCGGGGCGGGCGGCTCTGCCGGCGCGGGTATCGCCGCCGCTGTCTCTGCGGTGGCTGCGGGCTCCGTCGGCGCGTCGCCTCGGGCGGGGCGGGGATCGCGCGGGGGTAGGGCGGGCGCCACCGCCACCGGGGCCACGGGCGCGGCGTCGTCAGACGGTACTCTCGTTGTCTTGCTCGCGTCGCCTTCGGCGGGTGCCGCCGACGGTTCGGCGGCGATGTCCTGCGGGCGCGGCGGCGGCAGGGGAATGGCCGCCGCCTTGGCGCGCGTCGCGTTGCGTGCGCGCGCCGACCTGTTCGGCGCCACGCCGAGCCAGTCGCCCAATTGGCGATTAACCGCCGTACCGGCCTCGTCAATCGAGCGCTTGAGCTCCTGCACTGGTTCGGCAGCCAGAGGCGCGGCGCCGACGGCCAGCAAGGCGAGCCCGGCAATGCCGGACAGGGCGCTGCGGTGGGCGGATGGGAGCCGGGGAAAATCCATGCTATCAGGCCTCCATTGCCGGCTTGCCTGCCCGGACGAACTGGATTGCGACAAACTGTGAACGCTCCTCGCGCCATTCTGTTCGACAAGGATGGTACTCTTGTCGACTTCGACCACACTTGGGGACCTGCCGCCGGTGCGGTGATGCGGCGTCTGGCCGGCGACGAGGGCCCGACGCTGGCACGGCTGTTTGATGCCAGCCATTATGTCGCCGAGGAACGGCGCTTCCTGCAGACCTCGCCGCTCATCGCCGGGTCCTCGCGCCAATATGGGCCGCTTTGGGCCGACATCCTCGCGCGAGCAGCCGATGCCGCCTTCTATAAACAGGTCGATCACCTGTTCTGCGAAGAGGGCGCGCGCTACCTCACCCCCATCGGCCGGCCGGCCGAAACACTTGCGCGGCTGCACGCGGTGGGGCTGCCGCTCGGCATCGCCACCAATGACGCCGAGCCGAATGCGCGGCTGCAGGCCGACCGGCTCGGCCTCTCGCCCTATCTCAGCGCCGTGTACGGGCATGATTCGGGTTATGGCTCGAAGCCGAACCCCGGCATGGTCGTTGCCTTCGCCGCGCTCACCGGCCTGCCGGCTTGCGCCATCGCGCTGGTCGGCGACACCCGGCACGATCTTGAAACCGCGCGGGCGGCGGGGGCGATGGCGATCCTTGTGCGCTGCGGGCCCGCGCCGGTGGACGACTTCGCGCATGAGGCCGATCTCGTGGTGGATTCGGTGGAGGAACTGGCCGCGCTGATCCTCGGTGCGGACGCTGCCCAGCCGGCGGTGGCCTGAGACGGGCGGGGGAGGGGCAGCAATGATCCGGCGGCGGCTCTACATCGAGGAACGCATGTCGCGGCTCGCCATATGGAGCTTGCGCACCGCCATCTTCGCCTTTCCCGTCACCTTCATCGGCGCCGCGCTGTTCGCCACCGAGACCTTGGATTTCCGCAGCGCGCTCTACACCGTGCTGGCCGGCGTCGCCGTGGCGGTGCTGGCGCTGGTGCTGGCGCTGGCGGGCTTTGTGGTGATCTGGAATGACGGGCTGAAAGGGCTGTGGCGGGTGATCGGCGCGGCGGCGCTGGCGCTGGTGCTGATCATGCCGACGGCGACGCTCGCTGCGCTCGGCATGGGCGTGCGCAACCTTCCCGACGTGACGACAGACCCCGAGGACCCGCCGTCCTTCGTCACCCTCGGCACGGTGCGCTCGCGCGCCGCCAACAGCCTCGCCTATCCCGGCGACCGGATGGCGGCGCTGCAGCTCGACCTTTATCCCGGCATCAAGCCGATGAGCTTCGAGGCGCCGCCGGACGAGATCTTCCGCGGCCTGCTGGCGCTGGCGAAGCGGCACAAATGGCTGGTGGTCGAGGCGGTGCCGCCGCGCGACGGGCGCGACGGGCGGCTGGAAGCGGTGGCGCGCAGCCTGCCTTTCGGCCTGCGTGATGATCTCGTCATCCGCATCCGCCCCATCGCCACCGGCACGCGGGTCGATATCCGCTCCACCGCGCGCAGCGGCGATGCCGATTTCGGCTCCAATGCACGGCGCATTTCCCAGCTCTTCGCCGAACTGGCCGACCAGCAGGGCCGCCCGCTGCGCCGCTGACGCCGTGGCGGCTCAGGGCAGGCGGTAGAAGCCGGCGAGCACGGCGGGGCCGTCAGTGAGCACGTCGCCACGCTCCACCAGATCTTCGAGATGCGCCAGGGTGGAGAGCCCCGCCGCGCCGGCGAGCCGGGGATCGAGGCCAAAATAGATCGCGCGTACAATGTCCGGAATGGCGCGCGGCCCCCGCTCCAGCGCCCGCATGATTGCGGTTTCGCGTGCCAGCCGGTGGCGCAGGAAGCGCTCGACGAACGCCGGCCCCTGAGTGATCACGCCGCCATGGCCGGGGAAATAGAGCGTCTCCGGCCGCTCCCTGAGCCGCCGCAGCGAGTGCATATAGTCATTCATCGACCCGTCCGGCGGCGCCACCACCGTGGTCGACCAGCCCATCACATGATCGCCGACGAAGATCGCCCCGGCCTCCTCCAGTACGAAGGCCATGTGATTGGCGGTGTGGCCGGGCGTCGCCAGCGCCGCGAGCGTCCAGCCGGCCCCTTCCACCCGGGCGCCGTCGGCCAGCGCCACATCGGGGAGAAAGCCACGGTCGCCAGCGGAATCGAGCGTGTTGACCTCCTGAGCGTGCAGAGGCCGGGCGGCGCGGTGGGGGCCCTCACCATAGGTCGGGGCACCGGTTGCCGCCTTCAGCGCCGCCAGCGCGCCGCTGTGGTCGCGATGGGTGTGGGTGAGAAAGAGATGCGTCACCGTCTCCGCCTCCACCGCCGCCAGCACGGCAGCGACATGCGAGGCGTCGTCCGGGCCGGGGTCGATGATCGCCACCGCGTCGCGCCCGACGATATAGGTGCAGGTGCCGGTGAAGGTGAATGGCCCGGGATTGGGGGCGAGCACCCGGCGCACGCCCGGCGCCACCTCTTCCACAACCCCCGGCACAGCGGTGAAGCGCCGCTCGAAGGGAATGTCGTCCGCCATCAATGCCTCCGGCTTGCGCGCGCGTGCGGTTCGGGCATGGCGTTTGCACGCCGGCCCCGGCACGTCTATTCAGCTACTGCGCGGACTGCCTATCGCAAGGGTGAGGGATGGACAAACTGCTCGACGGCTATCACCGCTTCCGTGCCACCGGCTGGCCGGAGCGCAAGGCGCTCTTTGAACGGCTGGCGGCTCTGGGGCAAAAGCCGCAGACCCTCGTCATCGCCTGTTCCGACAGCCGCGTCGACCCGTCCATGATCTTCGACGCCGGGCCGGGCGAGTTGTTCGTCGTGCGCAACGTCGCCAATCTGGTGCCGGCCTATTCGACGCCGGACCACCAGCACCATGGCACGAGCGCCGCCATCGAATTCGCCGTGCGGGTGCTTGAGGTGCGGGAGATCGTCGTGCTCGGCCATGCGCTGTGCGGCGGCGCCGGCGCGTTGATCGACGGCGCTCCGCCCCAGGCGCAGGACTTCCTGCCGGACTGGATCCGCATCGGCGCTCCGGCCCGCGACATCGCCCTCAATCTCAGCGACGATCCGGCCGAGCGGCGGACCATTGTGGAGTACCAGTGCGTCAGGCTGTCCCTTCGCAATCTCGCGACCTTCCCCTGGGTGCGGGAGCGGCTTGAGGATGGCCGGCTTTCGTTGCAGGGCGCCTATTTTGCCGTGGCCACCGGCGTTCTGGAGCGACTGGGTCCGGACGGCACCTTCGCCCCGGCCTGATACTTTCGGTTGAGACGGCCGGAACTTCCACCCCGCACCCGCGTTTGGCGCTCGACCGGCGATGCTGGTCCATCAGCCAAAAGGCGGGAGGACGTGCCGTGGGACTGCTCTCAAAAGACATCAGGTCGCTTGACGACCTTCTGATCCAGGGGCTCGGCGAGCTTCTCTACACCGAGCGCCGGATCGCCAAGACGCTCGCTGCGCTGGCCGGCAAGGTGTCCGATCCGGCGCTGCGCCGCGATCTCGAAGACGGTCTTGCCGCGAGCAACGGCAATATTGTGCAGATCGAGGAAGTCTGCCGCCGCCGCGACTGCCGCCCGCATGTCGCGGAGTCCCCGGCGATCGACGGCATCTTCATCAGCGCGGAAGAGCTGGCCGGCGAGATCGACGATGATCATGTGCTGGACATCGCCATCGCCGGCGCGGTGCAGGCATCTGCGGCCTATACCGCCGCGCGCTATGCTGGCCTCATTGCCAGCCTCGCGGGCGTCGGCCGGACGGATTGCTGCCGCCTGCTTCAGGCAGGGCTGGCCCATCACCAGCGCGTCGCCGACATGCTGCGCCTGCTGGCCGAGAAGCGCCTCAATCCCCGTGCGCTGGGCCGTGGCGGGCGCGGGCCGCTTCCGGTGGCGATCGCCAGCTGACCGGCAGCAAGCCGCCAGCCTATCGAAGGGCCTGCCGGCACGCCTCGGTGAGCCGGCCGGGGTCATCGGCGAGCGCCTCCACCGCCACCCAGTGATTCCAGTCGGCCGCGAGGCTCCAGCCCGGCCGGCCGACATAGGCGAGAGGCAGCCGGTAATGCAGCACGGCGCGCGGCTTCACCTTGCCGCTGATGCGGTGCCCGATGTCCGGGAACAGCTCCAGGAACAGCGGAAGCAGATCGAGCGAGCGCTTGCGCGTCGGGTTTGCCGCGACATAGTCGGCGCAGAGCGTGGCGAGGTCGGGCCGGTAGTCGGCTGAAAGGACCCGCCTGACATAGTCAGCGGCGTAGGGCGGTGGCGCGTGGAAGCGCATTAGCCCACTCGTCAGTGTCGCTTGGCGCAAGGCCGGTTCGCTCACCAGATAGGCTTGCAGCAGCCGCAGCAGCGTCCCGGCATCCGTGGCTTCCGGCATGACGTTGAAATGCAGGCCGAGCGAATCGGTGAGTATCACCCCTTCGCCCCTCGCTCCCGCTGTGCGCAGCGCCTGAACCACCCCATCCAATTCGCTGAGCCTCTCCACCGGCAAGGGCCCGGTGATGAGTTCGCGCGGCACGAGCGGGCTCACCACCGCGCCGAGCCAGAGCGAGAGTGGCCCCAGTCGCCGGGCCGGGCCCTCGCGTCCGGGATGGACATGGCGCATGTCGAGCTCGATGCCGATGTCCCCGAGCCGTGAACCCGTGAGCCGAAAGGCGTGCGGGTCTTCCTCCTCCACCGTTCCGCCGATGAGCGCGCTAAGGCACTGCGCCGCCCCGCGCTCGGACAGGCGCGTGAATTCGATCTCGACGCCGACCAGCCGCGCTTGGCCATCTCGGGTCAGCGGCGCGGGCAGGGGCTGAAATAGCAGGGAAGGCGCGCTCACGCGCGGCACCAAGGTGGCGGGTTCATCGACGGCATATGGGGAAGAAGCGTGCCGTTTCCAGATGGTGATCGCTGCGCCAGAGGCGCCTGCCTGACAGAGTGAAACGCTCCCCGATACGCGTCAGGTTCGCGCAAGCCATGTCTCCGATCTTGGAGCAGGGGAGGAGCGTGAGCGCCATTGCGTCTCCGCCTCTTCGTTTCGCCGCATCGCCTCTCATCGTCCGCATCAGTGTCAACCCACCCCCGATACAGCCAAACAGTGGCTGCGCGGCCTGGCCCGCAGCGCCGGAGACCTCGAATGAACGTGAAGAATCTCGCGATCCGCACAAAGATCATGCTGGCATTCGGGCTTGTCCTCATTGCCAGCCTTGTCACCGGTGGAGTCATCCTGAAGGCGCAGTCGACCGTCAGTCAGAATGTCGGCTGGACCGTCCACACCTATGAGGTGCTGGACCGTGTCGACCGGATGATGGCCGCTATGGTCGATCAGGAAACCGGCCTGCGCGGCTATCTGATCACCGGCAAGGATGGCAATCTCGATCCGCTCCGGGCCGGCGAAGGCGCCTTCGTCACCAACTGGAAGGAAGCGAAGTCGCTCACCAGCGACAATCCCGTCCAGCAGCAGCGGCTCGATGCCGTTCGTCAGCAGGTCGAGGCCTGGCAGCGCGATGTGTCGGCCTATGCCATCGGTCTCATGAAGGCGGGGCAGGCGGAGGCCGCGCGTGAAGTGGAGTATGCCGGCAAGGGCAAGGAGTATTTCGACAAGATCCGCGGTCTTGTCGCCGAGCTAAGTCAGGCCGAAGCGTCGCTGCTCACCGTCCGTCAGGAGGAGATGCAGTCCGCCGAACACGTCATTCTCTACGCCGTCGTGCTGTCGGTGGTCATCATCCTTCTTATCGGCGTGGTGGCGGCCTTTGCGCTGAACAAACTCGTCGCCTTGCCGATCCGTGCCACTGTTGCCGGCATGGAGCGCATCCGCGGGGGCGATTACGCCACGGCTGTGGACTACACGGAAAGGAAGGATGAGATCGGCGCCATGGGCAACGCGCTGCTCGCCTTCCGCGACAGCCTTGCCGAGGCCGAAGCCGCCCGCCGCGAGGCGACCGCCCGCGCCGAAGCTGAGCGCGCCGCCATGGCCCGGCGCGACCGGCTGGCGCAATCCTTCGTCGCCAATATGGAAAGCATCGTCAACCAAGTCGCCTCTTCTTCGAGCGAGGTGTCAGTGGCGGCGCGCAATCTCTCGGACACGGCCGAGGAAACCTCGCGCCAGGCGGTCGCGGTGACCAATGCGGCGGCGGAAGCCTCCACCAATGTGCAGACGGTGGCCAGCGCGACGGAGGAGATGAGCTCGTCCATCAGCGAAATCGGCTCGCAGGTCACGCAGGCCGCCGCGTTCGCCGCCTCCGGTTCGGACGAAGTCACCCGCGCCGCCAGCGAGATCCGTGAGCTGTCCGACGCCGCCAGCAAGATCGGCGAAGTGGTCAACCTCATCACCGACATCGCCGCGCAGACCAACCTTCTCGCGCTCAACGCCACCATCGAGGCGGCGCGGGCGGGCGAGGCGGGCCGCGGCTTCGCTGTCGTGGCGCAGGAGGTCAAACAACTCGCCGAGCAGACCGCCCGCGCGACGCAGGAGATCGGCCTGAAGGTGCAAGGCATCCAGCAATCGACCAGCCGCACCGTCGGCTCGATCGAGAGGATCGTCGGCACCATCACCCAGATTCGCGATGTCACCACCGCCATCGCCACGGCGGTGGAAGAGCAGGCTGCCGCCACGCGCGAAATTGCCAGCAACACGCATATGGCGGCCAGCGGCACCGGCGCGGTGAACGACAACATGGCCGGCGTCGGACGCTCGGCGGAGATGACGGGCGCAGCGTCGACGCAGCTCTCCTCGCTGTCGACGTCGCTGTCCTCGCGCGCGGGCGAACTGCAGCGCGAAGTCGCCGAGTTCGTGCAGAACCTGCGCGCGGGCTGAACGTTTGACCGGAACCGGGGCCGCACACGCTGCGGCCCCGGACGGGCCAGGGGCCTTCCCCGCCTAGTGCACGCTTGACCCGCGCGGCCAGAGCGTTCACGAGGGCGGAAGAGGCGCGGATGGGGAGGCGGCTGGGGGCTTTGCCGCCGCCTGATCTGACGGCGTCCGGTCCGCGGCGAGGAGCCCCGCCAAATGTCCACCACCTACTATGTCGTGCTGTCCTTCGTCGCCAATGAAGAAGGCGACCTCATCCCCGAAGAGCCGCGCGAGGCGCAGAGCCGGGGGCAGGCGGAAGCCATGGCACGCGCGCTCAAGGGCCAGAAGGCGGGTGTGGTCGCTTTTTCGCGGACAGGGGACCCGAACGTCGGGGATTTTCAGCCGGCGGTCGAGATCGTGCGTTACGGCCACGTGCCGGACGATCTCGAATAAGGGCTTAGGTCTGTCTGCACCCTTGTGAGCGCATCTCTCAGGGCCCTGGTGTGCCCATGTCCCCAGACATCGAGATGTCTTGGGTCCGCGTGGTCGGAGTGGCAGGATTTGAACCTGCGACCCCCTCGTCCCGAACGAGGTGCGCTACCAGGCTGCGCTACACTCCGCCGCGGCGCGCAGCCTGTAACATGGCAATGAGCCGCCCGGCAAGGGCCCCACCACCACTTGCGCAGCGAGCAGTGGATAAGCCTGTTGTGGCCGGCGGGTGCGTCGAGGTTGAAAGCCGCGTCAAGCTGTGGCTATGTCCGCCCCCACGGAACGCGCCGCTAGCGGCGCGACCATTGGGGCGTCGCCAAGCGGTAAGGCAGGGGATTTTGATTCCCCCATGCGGAGGTTCGAATCCTCCCGCCCCAGCCACCACCCATAAATTTTTATATTTCAATGGCTTATGTGGGTTTGTGCGGTCGGCTCTAGTACAGAATTCTAGTACACGCCCTAGACCCGCAGTTGACCGGGTTCGTCTGGCCATGCGGGATGCCAGGAAGAGCTGGCCCCTCACAGCTTGTGCTGGGAGCTCTTTTACCGAAGACGGCCAAAAAACAGGGGCGTGGATCGACGCGCGCAGCTCCAAAAGGCGCGGCCATTGCAGAGCGGCTGCAATGGCTACGCGAATTAGATATGGCGGTGGTCGTCAGCCAGGGCCAGAACGAGGTGGACGACCGTCGCAAGAAGGGCCTCAACATCCTGCCCCACCGGGAGCGGATGCAGAAAGAGGAGGCTGAGGGGAAGACCCGGAAGATGGCCGAAGCGAACCCCCCACGCATCGACTTGGTCGAGAAGCTGGAAAAGCTCGTTGCCGAATACAAAGCCGGGTCCATCGATACGGAACGGTTCTTTGAAGCGCTGAAGGGTTTCGTTGCCGACCTCGACGAGGAGGAACAGCGAGACGCGCGAGAGGGCCTGAATGAGGAAGAGCTGGCAATTTTTGATCTGCTCACCACCCCCGAACCGAAGCTGACTCAGGCTCAGGAGGTTGAGGTGAAGCGGGTTGCGCGAGAACTGCTGACGAAGCTGGATGGGCTGGTAAAGACGATTGATTGGGTGCGGGGGCAGGAAACGCGGAGCGCCGTGTTCAGCGAAATCCGGGTGCGCCTGAACGAACTACCCGACGAGCCTTATCCGCAGGCGCTATGGGACGCGAAAGTGACGCAGGTTTGGGATTTCGTGCTGCGGCGGTATGCCGAGGGTGCTTTTGCGCGCGCGCATTGATAATTCGGCAATGGTAACGACCACTTTTGGGAGCCGTAGCGATCCTCTCGATGCCTGCAATCGGGGCGCGTTCACGTCGGCAGCCTTAGCAACTCCACAAGCTCCTGTTTCTGCCGAATGGTGAGGCCGTTGGGCGAGCACACCCGGTAGGTGAGGCCCTTCTTGCCGTGCCCCACGATCTGGGCGACTTCGGTTTCCGGGATGCGGCTGCGCTCGAAGGTCTCGACCACGTTCTTCCGAAAGCCGTGAAAGGTAGATCACCCCTCGATCTGCTTGGTGCTGCGCCCGAAGTCTCTGCCGATGTACCAGCTGCGCTTCCTGTCCGGGCCTCCCGGTGTGAGATTGGGGAATAGGAAACCGGACGGCGGACACAGCTCCACGAAGGCCTGCAGGCTGCTGTGAATGGGCACGACGCGGACGCTGCTCTCTGTCTTGCCAGCGGGGATGTTGAAGTAGCGGACGCCATCCGCTTCCTGGATGTCTACGGCCTCCAGGGAGCAAATCTCGTTGAGGCGCATGCCCGACAGCAGTGCGATCCGTGGCAACCAGTGGAGCGGAGTGGGCTCTCCAGGAGTGCCTGGGGAGCTTTCCAGGGCAAGAACGGCCTTCAAGGCTTCCGAGCTCCAGGGGGCATTGGCGTCCTTGGGTGTCTTCACCTTCAGCGACTGCCCATCGAACGGGTTATCCCGTCTCCGCCGCACCATGGTGCGCGGCCTGCAACATATGCGGCCGCCGCGCCGGCGATGATGGCGGGCACACGGCCCGTCAGCCGCCCGACCCGTCGCCGGTGATGGAGACGGTCGCGGTGAGCCCGGCGACGAGGGTGATGCCGGGCGGCACAGGATCGAGCACCACGCGCACTGGCACGCGCTGGGCGAGGCGCACCCAGGTGAAGACCGGGTTCACCGTCGCGAGGCCGGAACCGTCGGGCTGTGCGTTGGGCACCGCGATGCCGCGCCCGACGCCCGTGACCTTGCCGTTCAACGTGCCGGGATAGGCCATCAGCGCCACCCGCGCGGTATCGCCGACATGGATGCCGCTCAGCACCGATTCCTCGAAATAGGCGTCGACCCAGAAGCTGTCGCTGTCCACCACCGATAGGGCGCGCTGGCCGCTGGTGGCGTAGTCGCCGGGCTGGGCGAGGAGATTGGTGACGTAGCCATTGACTGGCGAGACGATCCGCGTGCGGCTGAGATTGAGCCGTGCCTGGTCGCGATTGGCTAGCGCCTGCTGATAGGCGCCCTGCGCCATCTCTGCGGCGGCGGCAAATGCCTGCTGCTCCTCCTTGGAGACGGCGAGGGCATCGAGATCGGCGCGCCGCTGCGCCTGCGCCTGCTTGTTGTCGAGATCGGCCTTGGCCCGGGTCACGGCGGCGTCGGCATTGGCGAGCGCGATCTGGTAGTCGTCGGGCTCGATCACCATGAGAACATCGCCCTTGTGTACGAACTGGTCGTCCTTGACCGGCAGTTCGATGATGCGGCCGGAGACCTGCGGGGTGACGGTCACCACATAGGCGCGCACCGTGCCGTCGCGCGTCCAGGGGGTATCCATATAGGTCCGCCAGGTCCACCAGCCGAGCAGGCCGGCGGCGGCGAGCGCGCAGAGAGTGAGCCCCACAGACAGCAGGGCGCGAAAGGTCGACGGCCGCTCTGCGGCCGGGGTGAGCATGGTCATGGCCGTGGCCCCACAGAAAGGACGATGAGCGAAAGCAGGATGATGTAGATGCAGAGGTTGAACAGGCCGGGATGCCAGACATGGCGCGACAGGCTGAAATGATTGGCGATCCGGCTGAG comes from Ancylobacter polymorphus and encodes:
- a CDS encoding type I restriction enzyme endonuclease domain-containing protein, yielding MAVVVSQGQNEVDDRRKKGLNILPHRERMQKEEAEGKTRKMAEANPPRIDLVEKLEKLVAEYKAGSIDTERFFEALKGFVADLDEEEQRDAREGLNEEELAIFDLLTTPEPKLTQAQEVEVKRVARELLTKLDGLVKTIDWVRGQETRSAVFSEIRVRLNELPDEPYPQALWDAKVTQVWDFVLRRYAEGAFARAH
- a CDS encoding methyl-accepting chemotaxis protein; translated protein: MNVKNLAIRTKIMLAFGLVLIASLVTGGVILKAQSTVSQNVGWTVHTYEVLDRVDRMMAAMVDQETGLRGYLITGKDGNLDPLRAGEGAFVTNWKEAKSLTSDNPVQQQRLDAVRQQVEAWQRDVSAYAIGLMKAGQAEAAREVEYAGKGKEYFDKIRGLVAELSQAEASLLTVRQEEMQSAEHVILYAVVLSVVIILLIGVVAAFALNKLVALPIRATVAGMERIRGGDYATAVDYTERKDEIGAMGNALLAFRDSLAEAEAARREATARAEAERAAMARRDRLAQSFVANMESIVNQVASSSSEVSVAARNLSDTAEETSRQAVAVTNAAAEASTNVQTVASATEEMSSSISEIGSQVTQAAAFAASGSDEVTRAASEIRELSDAASKIGEVVNLITDIAAQTNLLALNATIEAARAGEAGRGFAVVAQEVKQLAEQTARATQEIGLKVQGIQQSTSRTVGSIERIVGTITQIRDVTTAIATAVEEQAAATREIASNTHMAASGTGAVNDNMAGVGRSAEMTGAASTQLSSLSTSLSSRAGELQREVAEFVQNLRAG
- a CDS encoding HlyD family secretion protein, producing the protein MTMLTPAAERPSTFRALLSVGLTLCALAAAGLLGWWTWRTYMDTPWTRDGTVRAYVVTVTPQVSGRIIELPVKDDQFVHKGDVLMVIEPDDYQIALANADAAVTRAKADLDNKQAQAQRRADLDALAVSKEEQQAFAAAAEMAQGAYQQALANRDQARLNLSRTRIVSPVNGYVTNLLAQPGDYATSGQRALSVVDSDSFWVDAYFEESVLSGIHVGDTARVALMAYPGTLNGKVTGVGRGIAVPNAQPDGSGLATVNPVFTWVRLAQRVPVRVVLDPVPPGITLVAGLTATVSITGDGSGG
- a CDS encoding DUF1656 domain-containing protein, whose translation is MFREIDILGVYVAPFAVMILAAWVATFPLSRIANHFSLSRHVWHPGLFNLCIYIILLSLIVLSVGPRP